The DNA sequence GGCTTTTAATTTCAATTGGATTCACAGGGGCGGCTCACCCTCATGCATACACGATACATAGATATATGCCCTGACTGTATTCAGACATACTGGCTTGGATCCCAGAATGAGTAAAGGACACTGATGAGGAATATTTCCTGGCCTTTCTTTTACCCAACAGTTTTGCATAATCTGCTTCTTATTGTTCAAGGAGAGGCTCCTGAATCTCCTAGACAGATTGGTGGCTGAACAGGAGGGGATAAAGAGGTGGGAACTTTTGCTTCTGTGAACTTTCTTCAGCTAGAATATAAGCCATTTTGTTTGACAAAGTATGGAAGTTTAGCCTTTGAAGTCTCATTATCTCATGATTAAGTAGTGATCCATGTATATGTCTGTGAACTATCATAGTAAGGGAACACTTTATGAGATCagtgagtttggttgctcagtGGCTAAATTTGTTTGTGTTAGCGCTTGTTCATAGATCGTATCTCCATGGTGCTCCTATGTGACACACACAACCCAAAAATtgctatttgctttttaaaataaaatgattggTCCCTCATAGTGATAGTGTTCAATCTTACCTTCAAATGTGGGTACCATTGAATGGCTGCTTCCCAGTTCAACACCGTGTTGTGTTCTGAGCAGTACGTTTCTGCCAGACGAGTGCAAGCTGGGCTTCCTCCTCTTGTAAATGGAGTTACTATGTGTAATTTAAGAGTTATCCTTCCCCATATTGAACTACATTTGCTTCAAAGttggacacacacacaatggaGAATGATGAGTAAgttgcatttcttctttccttgcttttcttataatacCATGTGGGCTACTAGCAGAGTTTGAAACAGCAGAAGGTATCAGTCTGATATTGGATGATACAGTAGCATCAAGAAAAGAGAAAACCTGTTGCTTGTGGTCTGTGTCTACCCAGTGTGTATTTCTGTCCTAATCTATTTCATCCACCAGtgcctttcccttcctgtttCAGTGGCAGTCAAAAAGGTAGGGTGGGCCAATGCAATGAGATACCACACCATGGGTAAGTATTTCCAAGTAGCTTAAGGGAGAAAGGGGATATACAACACAGTGATGCAATGTCTTTCTATGTAATCTCATTAGTCTTGTAATGTGTTGTTCTGCCCTTAGGGAACCTAGATTTCTGTATTTGATTCAAAAGGGAAATTCTGATCTCTCATTTATTTTTGGCAGAGCTGTAGCCAGCTTTCACTCTAATGATCTATGAGGTATTGTGTGTGATGGATTCAAAAATGAAGGCAATCCAGAACAGAAAAGACATTAGAATATCGCATCATATCAGTGTCTATTATCTGAATCTCAAGACGTGCAGATTTCATGCTCTTTTCTTCAAGCAAATGAATGGCGGGAACAGTGATTAGTACCTTTTGCTTTCCAAGCCACTTGCATAAACTTTGCTTATTATTGAGTAAATTTGAAACCCAAACTGACAGAAGCTACACTCTTTCAGGGTCTGTGCTTCAGCTGCTATGCTTGAGTTTATCTTGCACATTTTCTTCTTACACAGGGGTATCAAATGAAGCACTACTTTGTAAACACATGCACCTCATTTCATTCCATCTAAACACTACCCAAGTGCTAGAACCATTTAAGCAGCCTTGAGTGAACAAATTCTCCATACACAAACTTTTTTAATGTCATgggcctttgttatctgctggggtttggttccaggacccctcatggataacaaaatcaatggCTGCTCAAGATTCATTGAATACAgtgacagtaaaatggtgtcccttatataaaatggcaaaatcaagctttcctttttgcaatttatatttgattaaaaaaattaaagtcataaatccatggataaagaagccATGGACAcacagggctgactgtatcaaTACAACAGCTCAAAAATGTGATGCTAAAATCATACAAATGTGAAGTTAGCATCTATGAACAATGGGAAAGGAAAGGTCATCTGATCATGTGAATTAACCCTGAATCTATAGTCTTTTAACACTTTGTCCACTCCCTGTTTTGGCAAAATAAGCATGAAAGGCATGCCATGATCAACATATGTTAAAAGTTGGGAGCCAAGGCTGTCTCTTTCCTATGCTATTTTGGTACTTCTGTTTTGTTAGGTTATTTCACACCATGCCTACGGCTCACGAGCCtgaaaacaaagattttaaagaCATCCTTAATGTGTAACAGAAGTGAATGTGTTACATAACTAGATGCTGAGTGTATGGAATAGCCAACATATTTTAACATCCATTTTCTACAGCTAGTGCCATGCTTTTTTCCTCTTGAAGTCCATCTTAATGTGATTTTCAAAGTGAATGTAACTTACGTAATGTTTGTTTCTACAATATGCCTCAATACTGTGCTGACAATGTTTGGGTTTGTGGGGTGataagaatattttctgtcactaAGTAGAAGCAGTGTGTTGTGAATGAGGCCAAGCCTGAATATCAGGAATTGGTCGGCTGTGAGTATGTTTATCTGTTTATGCAGGCAAGGCTCCAGACAACCATGTTCAAGGCAAATGCCCTGGGATGTTCTTCCCATTAGGTAGAGAAACAGCAACTTTATAGCTGATTTTGAGTGTCATAAAAAGAGACcacattgtgtgtgtggtgtttctTTTAAACAACTTCCAAAATCTCCCAACTAGCATGGCTGTGCTCTTGGCAGCTGAGAGGTTCTACAAGTTATCATccaaaataacagcaacaaaacaacaacaaccatttctcCAAAAGGTAGCATGGGTGCCAATATGGGTAAAGCACAACTTTCGGCAACAGAATGTCTTCAAAATTACCATAGCAGTGTCAAGATTTGCTGTGCAGTGGATGCCCATACTTTTAGATGTTGACAAGTGTCCCAACATGTTAAATCAAGGATTGGCAAAATGCATTCCAGCAGATGTTGGATTAACTCCCCTGAGGCCTAGTCAGCATagtcaatagtgaggaatgctggggatTGTAGTCTAGCAGGGCTATGTGCtgttaaagattattttttaagtACAAGGATATCGTGTGAGTCACACATCTATTAAGTCACACATTGCTGACATTTCACAGCACAGGTCTGAACAACCACTCTAGATATTGGCAACAACAGAAAGTCCCATGAGTGGACATGGACAAATTTATTGCAGCACAAAGACCAGTAGTTTCATGGTTACTGTAGTcgactttctcagatgcatctgaggtgTTTTAAAAAACTTGGGCTCTGCTCTTTAGGGAAGAgtagaatatataaataaaatagatcaTTTTCTCCATCCCCCAATTTGAGCATATTCAAATGCATCTTCAAAGGTGGAAGTACTGATCCTTGTCATTCAAACTTGTCCTTTTAGCTCTGCTAGTTATACAGTGTAAACTACTAgacttttcttccttcctgaCACAAGATGAAGCATTACTAGTGAGGCACTACTAGCCTTCTTTCATCTGCTAGGCACTGTTCCTCTGACTGAAGATTGTATTGTCTCCATCAGGTTATGAATATTGAGGTCCATATTTTATTCACACTCTTAGATTGATGGGAAGAGCTACAGCTGAATGGGATTGCACAGGTTTTGCATACAAAAAGTCCTGCGTTCAGCTCCATCATCTCTAGGTAAAGCTGAAATCTCAGAGAGCCACTGCTACTCAATGTAgacaaattccagaaagcaacAGAATCCCTCGCCATGGTTGCTAGAGATGTTGAGAGTTTCAGCCcaccaatatctggagggccacatattacTCACTACTggtataggctgcatctgcactgcagaaataatgcagtttggcaccactttaactgccatgactcaatgttatagAACTCGGgggtatgtagttttgtgaaattttAGCCACCTCTGTTATAGagttctggtgcaacaacaaactaaaatcccataattccagaGCGCTGAGCCATAGAagtttaaagtgttgtcaaactgcattatttttgtagtgcagatgcagctgtagGCAATAATGACCGGGTTCGATGAAGAACCTTAGGAAAAGACAGCCTCCTTTGTCCCTACAGTGTGGAGACACATAATTTTATCTTGCCTTCTCCACTCAATACAGGGGAATACAGACTAGTATCTTCTGACTTTCTATACTGTGTAGTTAAGCACTTTGTAAATGGGTTGGCCTTTATTTACTGTGAGGCCAAAAGTCTGTGTTTTGTTAAGGATGCTGAAGAGCGGAAGTCTTTATGCTAGAAAGGAGCATCATTGCTCTGTTGTGCTACTCTATCTTTCTACAGGGCCACTAGATTGCAGTGTTCAACAAGTGTAGTGATGACAGTTGAGATTTGGAAAGAGGACATGGAAAACTAGTTCATTTGATTTTGAAACCTATTCTGGAAAACCAAAGATATTATGTGCTAGAAACCACTAGATGGTGCCATTGCAGACAGAAATGCCAGAAGCTCATTTAATAATGTAGAATACTTCACTCAAGGAAGTTAGTTGTAAATCTGAGCCAATCTTTGTTAAAGACAATGTTACACCTATTGGCTTGTCATATCTAGTCATGAGTTCGATGATTGCCTGTTATCTGTCTAGTTTTTTCTATGCTGATAAAAAGCTATGGCTGTTGCTATAAATTTATTATGTAGCCGACCTCTTTCCAAGAGCTATGGGAAgatggataaaaagaaagaaattcaggACAATATTAAGGAAAAAGACAAATTCAGGATAATATTAAGAGCTCCCTCCATCTTATTATTCTCTCTTAGTAAGTTAGACATTTCAGGACATATTAATTTTTTAGGCTATATTTTATATCAAATTTCAGTTAAATGCCACATATCCAAGATAAAATATAGTCTAAAAATAATATGTCCTGAAATGTCTAACTTACTAAGAGAGAATAATAAGCTGGAGTGAGATCATAGTACTGTCCTGAATTTGTCTGTGCATTTCCAAATGTTCTTGTGATGAAGCCATCATTGGCACCTCTCAAACAAGGGGTATCACTAGAGATATGTGGGTTCTGTGGGTAGTAGTGAGTGACATCCTAAGGGGGGGGGTTAATACCACTGCTTATcaaatgtttgcctttttggcagaaatggcaaTGGCATCCTTTTAATGCCCTGGAGCTCAGTGGAGGAGAAGGCGTAACTGGGACGAGGCTCGAtgggtggagaaaggagagagctcaggtttttaattttttaaaactaaaattttctttaaaagcatcatgtTATTAACTTTAATAACATGAAATTATATACATGGGAACACATTCAGGCTGTATgcataatattgtaatttaaaggtataattttaattttactagttgtttttgTCACAgctgttgccattacattcagtgttatACTGGAATTATGGTTTACGGGTACAAAatgattaaggattctgtatggtgcgatatgggaagaggtcaatgcgggagtgacaccatgagttaccactttgagtaacaccaaccctagtgacgccacggCTCTCAAGAtcaaaatattgttaaaaagGTGTTCATACATTACCTTAGAACAGTGTTTCctaaactttagtcctccagaatttttggacttcagctcccagaattcctgtttgttggccaaactggctaggccTTCTGGAAGTTGGAAGTGCAAAGCATCTAGAGAACCagaatttgggaaacactgcctTGGAAGGACAAAATGGAAGGACATGCATGTTTGGGGCTCAAGTTGTACAGGGCTTTCTAaagatgaaaacaacaacaacaactctccaCCAAGTTAAATTGTTCCTGAAATGCCTTCTCTTTGCCACATGTTTTTGATGGCTTGCATGTCCCAGACAGCCATTAAGGGTGTCTGAAGCTACAGTCTGATGTCCTACAGTAGTTCATAGGTCTTCAGGTTGTAGAGATGTTCAGAGGcaaatttgttttcatttcaaataACTAAGCAGTTCTTTTTCTCTAATAGCTCCAACTCCATAAGCCTAATAAAAGTCAAATAAATCTGTAAAGGAGCTGAACTATATTGCAACAAGCTTTGCCTTGAACTAACAATCTTAGCCACCTATACAGTttaattaataatagtaatagtaataattatagtaataataaatttattcatATCCCGCTTCTCCAGAAGATTGAAGCAGCTAACACtaaaaacatccataaaatacaattgaCTATTACCATTATATCCCAAGCCCTCCCTAACCCCTTCAATTGCCAGTAACAGCCAGAATTGAAGCCCAAACTGGCTAAGGACAATCCTCTGTTTGAAAGTGTCCACTCTTTGAAGGACTCTCCTAACCAACCCCAACAAGACtggagaggaaggggcagggaaTCCCCTCAGGATTTTATTCCAAACTTCAAAGCATCCCTCCAAGGTGCAGAAGACATTTTAGAGATAAATTCTGCCATGTCACTGACCGAATGGCATGGAATCCATGGGAGAGCAGAAGTCACAAAGTGGTCATCAATGGCCAGCACATGGGTAGCAGACTGAGGAGGATCATAGTCTTCTCTACTATGGTGGGAGGCCTCCTATTTCCCAAGAAATCAGAATAGGTAAATGCATTGGAAtggaactgcccccccccccactccgcTGCTTCTCCATAAGGCTGCAAGGATCTTCCAGGAGGCAATTTCAGTTTATGCAGAAAGCACCCTGCTTTTATGGGCCTGCAGAGCTCGGGAATTATAGGGGTAGTGCAAATCTTTCCAAACCAGTGTGATTTTGTGGTATTGTTTCACTGTTTGATGGCAATTTTTGAGATGAATTTTTAAAGCTTTGTGGGTCTTCTGGCAGGACACTCCCTGTCCATATTTAATTGCAGTAATTCTTTCTAGATTTGCAGCTCTACCTAGTCATTTGTATTTCCACATCTGATGAAAATCTATGTGTTCTCTTTTTGTGTCCCCCTCCCCTTGATGTATATGTGGCCCACCTGACAGTTTTGCCAATGGAGGAATTCTACAGCAGATAAACTGGAGCAGGAGGATGGAAACCAGCCACGAAGATCACTTCCTCAAGGGCTTATGGGTGCCAAGTCTTCAGTCCACAAAATGGTAGTTCCCAGCAACTACCAATGACTGGTCTTTCCtggttttgtaatttttttcattcCTGTAGGATACAacagtttcttcttcctttttcttctttctctgcacTTCACCAAGCATTTCTTCATTAGGCAGAGGCCCATTCAGTTGCCACAATTGGAGATGGTTGGTTCCTGAACAATATGACAAACTTGAGCCTTCCGAGGGCAACAGCAAGCCTGAATTGAAAGTCTTCTACTCTTGTATATGTCCACTTAGTAGGCCTTGGTTTTTATGTAGTTTCATGTGCCCAaatcttttgctttttgtttacCTTGCAGGAATCTATTAAGTGGCTTCCCAAGTCTCCTAAGCTGCATGGGAGCCACAACTGGAATTCCCAGGGCTCCCGTTGGGGTTctttgaaaggaaaggagagcacGCAAGGGGGCAGCCTGTACAAGTTCGGCTCAGtcaaggaaaagtggaaggaagggcGAATCAGTCCTGAACAAGAAGCCGAGGAACTAGAGGATCCTGAGGAGGATGTAAGTCCCATAAATTCTGGATTCAGGAAATCAGTAGGCCTTTTCATACTCCACAATCagaccactatgattccactttaactgccatggttacatcctatgCAATCTCGGCCTTTGCAGTTTGGCAGGTCACTGCAGGCATTCTCTGGAtgagaactgcaaatcccaggatcccatagtgtgttgccatggcagttaaagtaggatcATACCAGTAGAGGGGGAAAGGGCTTAATATTGTTCAGTATTTATACGCTGCTCTTTCACCTCTCACTAACACACATTTCATGTGATCTCTATAGTCAGTAAGCGCTATCATGGTGGGTAGGTTTGGCTGCTAGACTAGGGCACTgtgttcaaatcctcacttggacacagaaacccattgggtgaccatggacaagtcacactctctcatctgcAGAGAAAGGGTGACCTCCCTCTGAAAAGATTctgccctgtgataggttcgctttagggtcaccataagtcagaaatgacttggggaCACACAAGAACAGTCAATATAAAAGAGAATGtaaaaatacagttttcaaaTAACTCAATAAAGTTACATAGCAATCATAATGAAACACCAGCTATTAACTAAAATTTCCATGCATTAATCTTCTTTCaacctaaagaaaacaaacacatgaAAAAGATGGTCCCACTTGATGATCCTTTGGTATTTTTATGACATCCTGATCACAGCCACtgacttcttttctctttttatttaaaattcctGGCTTCCAAGGCAGGGTGTTAGGATGCCTACTGTCTTTTCATTATCATTCTTCTTGCTGtttatttctttgcttgtttCCTAAACAAAACAGGAGCCTATATCCAAATTCTCTGGGAGTCTCTTTGATTCCAGCGATAACATCCGGGACCAAAGAAGCGCTAAGGTTGGTCTTCAACAGGAGAAACCAAAAGCAGCATCAAAGGGGAAAAGCTTTCCTGCAGCCAACAAGAAGCAGCAGGTTCCAGCTGCAGCAACTGCAAACAGCCTCCCAACAGAAGGCAACAGGTTTTCCAAGGAAAACAAAGACCAAGAGACAGCCCAGGCACCCTTGAAGGTAACTCATTAACATGAAGAAATTCTGGCTTCTTCACTGTCCTCTGTTGAACTAAGTTCTACTAAAAGCAGGAATACCTAATGTCCACTCCTGCTTATCAAGCTTGTAAGGCAGGCCCTGGTTATTCAATGATTTGCCAGGCAGCCATAACTAAAGGCAAAGAACTGAGGGACTGGAATACCTGATGGTATTCTGTCCTGAccgaggttgcatctgcactgcagaattaatgcagttgacactgctttaactactatgCTTCAAGgcgatgggatttgtagttctgtgagctatttagccttctctgttggagagctctggtgtcacaacaaactacaaatcccaggattctatagaaagGAGCCATACCAGTTAAAaagatgtcagactgcattaattctgcagagtgacAGTAGTCAAGGAAGTCTGGGGGAATACTTCACCTCCTGTTTTTAGGGGAGTGTTTCCCATCCTGGCaccttccagatatgttggactaaaactcccatcatACCCAGAAAGCACTGAGGGTCCCAAGAAGGTTATCTAGGGCTCTTGGCGTTTGTGGACAGTTCAATGCAACTCCCAGCTTTGGATTGAAGAAGGCATCACAAGGAGATAACGTTTATATCTAAAAAGGCAGAGGGTGAAGCCAGGCCTTCCCGCTTCCCTTaactttctcccctccccttccacaTACTTTCACCTGTCTTCTTGAAATCacttgcatccacactgtagaaataatgcagtttgataccactttaactgccatggctcactgctatggaatttggggatttgtcattttgggaGGTATTTagcttctctttcagagagctctggtaccacaacaaagtaccaatcccagaattccataacactggcTCTGTGACTTCAATACCATAGGAATCATAGCCagatccatatttaaaattcatttaattgGCTGGCCATTTGCATCATATTCTACGTGGCCAAgattttttgtttcttaaaaaaaaaaagtcactgcAGCACAGGCACTGTATGTCCTTCATTCATTTGGAAGTAAATCATGTAGCACATGTGCATCCCTCCTTCTGCATGCATTTCATGAGCCTGTCAAATGGAAATGGAATCTGTTGTGTGTTTGCTTTTAACTGGCCATACAATCCTAATTATAATTCTCTTCCAGATAACCATTACTGTGTGCAGTCAAATGGGGAGTCTTGGTATTAGCATTGCTGGTGGAAAGGGCTCATCTTCATGTAAAGAAAATGATGAGGTGCATTTCATTACTCCCACATCTCCCAACTCATCCTTTTTTGTGAGAGACCAAATTGGTCATTCATGGAAACTAGTCCTCTCCTGCTGTAATCTCTTACCTCTTTGGAAGTCAATAGTGGTGTTCTATGGCAGCCTTAATAAGAAGATCTGTGGTGAACCCCAGAATAGTAGAACTAGTGACAAATTTTGTTAGtagcatttattttgttattcgttcgttcgttcattcattcattcatttattcattcattcttctaGAAAGGAGTATGCACATTATTATTTCCCCAAAACCATGTCTTAGAAATTGCCATTGCTGGTGTCATTCTTCCATCTACATTGAAGGTGACTCCATTTAAGGCTTGCTAATGTAACTACATTCTGTGTCTCCTGTCCCTGTATAATTGCTCCTTTCTCTATAGAATCCATGTGTGTGCGTGCGATCATGCCATAGATAATTTCTGTCCATATTCTCTTGTCCTTTCTTCCAAAACATGTAGCATTTTGTTCTCTCCTGTTGAATGTATTGCTTGCATTCTTGCTATTTTATGGAGGCtgagtttagggttttgttttggttttttgtggtttatattccaaaataaacaaaaaacagtcTTGCATATCATTAAAGACACTCTCTTCCTTTACACTCTGTAACTTCTAACACAGAGACTCATGTCT is a window from the Sceloporus undulatus isolate JIND9_A2432 ecotype Alabama chromosome 1, SceUnd_v1.1, whole genome shotgun sequence genome containing:
- the LOC121925390 gene encoding protein scribble homolog, with protein sequence MGAKSSVHKMESIKWLPKSPKLHGSHNWNSQGSRWGSLKGKESTQGGSLYKFGSVKEKWKEGRISPEQEAEELEDPEEDEPISKFSGSLFDSSDNIRDQRSAKVGLQQEKPKAASKGKSFPAANKKQQVPAAATANSLPTEGNRFSKENKDQETAQAPLKITITVCSQMGSLGISIAGGKGSSSCKENDEGILISHVSKDGPVELDGVQSEEEVLEDAAISEPSTPDSGPAEIPSKSGPFQTINHVITIPRIILTRPSTSDEDTDQLPQDPDDFEPEETENTEGLLYSDCLNNAFYPP